The Streptomyces sp. NBC_00286 nucleotide sequence CCGGCGCCGGCACCGGAGTGGTCGAAGCCGACCGGCTCCTGGGCGCCGATCGCATCCGTAAGGGTGATGCGGTCATCGCCATGGCGTCCTCCGGCCTTCACTCGAACGGGTACTCGCTCGTCCGCCACGTCCTCTTCGACCGCGCGCACCTGAGCCTCGACCAGCACATCGAGGACTTCGGCCGCACGCTAGGCGAGGAACTCCTCGAGCCCACCAAGATCTATTCTCTGGACTGCCTGGCCCTCACCCGCACCACCGAGGTACACGCCTTCTCCCACATCACAGGCGGCGGCCTGGCGGCCAACCTGGCCCGAGTGATCCCCGACGCCCTCCACGCCAGGGTCGACCGCGCCACGTGGACCCCGTCCCCGGTCTTCGACCTGGTAGGCACGACGGGCAAGGTAGACCGCCTGGAACTCGAGAAGACCCTGAACATGGGCGTAGGCATGATCGCGATCGTCCCCGAGGACTCAGCGGACGTAGCACTGTCCACACTGGCGGACCGCGGAGTGGACGCCTGGGTTGCAGGCGAGATCACGGCCAGAGACGACCAAGAGACGGGCGCGGAGCTGACCGGGGATTACGCCGCGTAGCCGTACTTGCTGAAGTCCGGTGCAGGGTAACCGCGGCCCGTTAGGGGCAAGCGCCTAACGACGCGGCCTTGCCGTTAGGGGCGCGGGGCTGTATCAATTTGCGGCTCCGCCGCGTGGGCGCGACCAGCCACGACGCACCCGCAGATCGCAACGAACCGCAGGTTCAAACGGCGAACCCAGCGGAGCGACGCCGCGCGCAGCGCAAAACCCGGCCCGGCGCGATATCAACCGCTCCGGACCGGGTGAAGCGCAACTAAGACAGTCAAGCGCCGCGACGCTGCTGCTGCGACGACGGACCGGACTCGTCGTCCTCGTCCTCATCGTCGTCGTTGTACAGATCCGCGTACTGGGCGTACGGGTCATCGTCTTCGTCATCCTCGAACGGCTCGCCGTTCGGCGGTTGGCTCGAAGTCGAAGCGCCCAGCTCACTGGCCAGACGCGACAGGTCAGTCCCGCCGCTGTTGTACTTCAGCTGGCGGGCGACCTTCGTCTGCTTGGCCTTGGCCCGGCCGCGCCCCATGGCTCGACCCCCTCGGTGACGGGGCTCGACGGCCCCAGAGTCTTGACACGCGTTCATGATCTAGAACGGGCTCTCCGTGGAGAGACCGGTCC carries:
- the purM gene encoding phosphoribosylformylglycinamidine cyclo-ligase is translated as MTTETSGASYAAAGVDIEAGDRAVELMKEWVKKTRRPEVLGGLGGFAGLFDASALKRYERPLLASATDGVGTKVDLARQLGVYDSIGHDLVAMVMDDIVVCGAEPLFMTDYICVGKVHPERVAAIVKGIAEGCVLAGCALVGGETAEHPGLLGPDDFDVAGAGTGVVEADRLLGADRIRKGDAVIAMASSGLHSNGYSLVRHVLFDRAHLSLDQHIEDFGRTLGEELLEPTKIYSLDCLALTRTTEVHAFSHITGGGLAANLARVIPDALHARVDRATWTPSPVFDLVGTTGKVDRLELEKTLNMGVGMIAIVPEDSADVALSTLADRGVDAWVAGEITARDDQETGAELTGDYAA
- a CDS encoding DUF3073 domain-containing protein, coding for MGRGRAKAKQTKVARQLKYNSGGTDLSRLASELGASTSSQPPNGEPFEDDEDDDPYAQYADLYNDDDEDEDDESGPSSQQQRRGA